aaaacaaacGGCAAATGGGAACTAAACAAAATGGTCAGTGCTATTTACCGCGTACATTCTGGTAGTAAGCAGGTGAATAGTACTTGGAGGAAGTACTTCTTGAGAGACTCTCGGTACAAGAAACATCCCATGAAAAACTGGCTCACACTGGCTCTCAACCAATTGAATGTTGATTGGTCGCACGTTAACCTGGATGACTTTTGGATTCAATTCAACGTGTTGTTTGACCTGCATCAGAATGACGAGACCGTTTTCAATGagttttccttcaagagTTTCATTTCAATGAGTCTTTTGAGGGCAGCCATTGCTGAAAACAAGAGGTACgtggaggagaagttgaGTCAATATTACAATTcaatgaagaagaacgttGGTACTGCTAACTACAACACAATGCTTGAAAACGAACGAAAGAGCCATTCTGGGGCAGAGGGCAACGACTCCACTGTAGGGAGTAACGAGACTTCTCCTGAATTTTCTTTATTCCCAGCGGAATTCAGTGATGGTGGATCCGATGATCTCAATGCTGATGCGGTTGACCTGAACGTAGAAACCTCTGGTTTGTATACTTACAAACGAGACAGGCAAGACGGGAAGAGAAATTCGATCTCCGTACCGGCTACAAACGACCAGATCTTCGCCAACTTTAAATCGCATTTTCAAAACGTTGTGGAGGATTACGAGGTGTTTGAACTCAGAAGTAAGAAAGGTGTACCGATTCAATCAAGGGCCAGGCGCAACTCGCACAAACGAGTGCTTCAAAAGAACTCAAAAAACAGTGTTTCCAAAGCTTAGTGACCCACATATGGTAGTTAAAAGTTAGAAGCGCGGTAGTCCAGGTTGTTGCTACGTGACTTTGATTCATACTAGCACATACCCGATCacgccttcttcttcgaatCAATCGATCCAAATCATTCATTCATCTCCCTAGTCGCGAGAGATTCAATATGGTACGAGACTGTGCGAAgtaaacattttttttttcacttttttatttgtttaCTGAAACGCCGTATTTTCGTATCCTCTACTAACTACACGTTCATGCTTCAATAAAGTGGGAGTCAAATGGGGAAGAGATTGGATGGAAGCGTTCTAAAATGTGATAACGAATGAAATATACTATAGTCGATCTATTTGTTTATACTGCTGCAGAAATTTTACCATTCTTGAATATAGAGGATTTCATGCTAGTTATTTCGATCTAGCACGTTTGTTTATAAACTACTTAGGGTTAGTACTTAAGGTaaccaacaaaaacattttcaaaattcaaCATACCCATATTCTTACTTGCAACGGACTGATCCCACATTTTCTTGCAATTAATtgtctttcttcttttgttaaCCATTGTTTCTTAGtaaacactttctccaagaaTAAACGAGTACGCCTAGAAATGACCGGCCtattcttttgttcaatgaTTGTAGAATATGTTTCGTACAAGTCTTTTAAAAGTCCCTTTTTCTCTGGTACATTAAGCCCCGATACAAGGATTTCCTGAAATTGAATGCGTTGTGTTAGTAGTAGAAAAGGGGCAATACTCCCTGAGAGTAAAATACGAACTGACAACATACCTAAACGGTTCATTGGACTCAACGCGGAGAAGGGGAGGAAAAAGCAGAGCACCGTATCCATTTTGTCAATCCTCAAGAGCCAAGCAGACATGTGCTGTTGTCGCGTTCAAGAAAAACTACTGtggaaatcaaaaaagacGTCTAACAAACCCTATCAAACGTTTATATCCTGCTTCACGAGGTCCCTGCAGATCTGACGTTGCTTTCAATGCCCTTCTGCTCAAGGTTCAATACCGCTGTCACTTTGAACGAATCGCATCTGTGTATCTTCCTTCGAGAGATCCAGTacatttgaaaaaatatgaaaTTTTTACCATAGTGTGATTGAGAGCATCGCTTTGTTTACTGTATACTGCCAAGGTCTTCCCACAGCCCACTCCCTTAAACACTCCAATTTGTACTTAAATGTATAAGGTACAGGTTGTGTTGGTTCCTCCCAGTGTGCGAGACAGTTTTGCTCCGCCGAATCTTGCTTCGGCGTTGGAGGATTCCTCGCATCTGCTGAATAATGGTATGGTTGCGGGTTTGCCAGCACAAGCTTCTGGCAACTTGCAGCAAACCAATCCCGAGGTTTCTGCACTGTACCAGAACTGGACCAATAACTCGTTCATGATGTCAAGTTTTTTGACTCAACCAAAGATGAAGAGATTTTTACACTTCACGAAGTCGAACAACACACTACTAGACTTGTCCCAAGAGATCCTGGATAAATGTGAGAAGATGTACCCGAACCTAACTGAAGATATTGAAATATTGAGTCTGCAAGACAGTAATGCATGCGATCTGGATCCAGACTTTGTCGTCAAAGATGTTTTCAGTATGGATAATACCGTACGTGTAATATTGAAGGACGAATTGGGTGAGACAAACGAGCCTGCCCCCGTATCGGTATACGCCTCAGTGAAAAGGAGAAAGCTGAATGATGGTAATCAGCAACTGGCCCCTGCGACTGCTCCTCAGGCCAGTGGATCCCTCAAGGTTGCCAAGAAACGGAGCCAGAGCTCAACTATCAAGGGCCCACCCAACCCTGGTTTGAGGATATCCACCCCGTTAGCGAATCAAATCTATCCAAATACTGTTACCAACAACtctgatgacgaggaggaagtcGGGGAGAGATCGTTTTTACCCCCACCAACGCAGCCGCAATCTCCTCCAATACGTATAAGCTCCGGTATTGAAAACTACAAAAAGGTAAAACACTCCACCGATGTAGACACCGTTTCGAGATCCGAAACGGTCGATCCCGATAAATCAAGACAACAACGTATCCTGTCTGAGACTCCTTTGCGAACAGCGATGACCCCAAACAGAGTCACTCTTACTGGCCAGAGAGTTGTTTCAGAAAATAACAATGGGCCCAGCAATGGGCTAATCTTTACAAGCACTACCACCTCTCAACACCAAGTAAATACTGCATCAAGCCCTAGAATAACATCTGGTATGCTTACAATCCCAGAACCTAAAATCGCGgaggttgaagaagaattgaaggaggGGCCTTCTAGCCCTTCCTCCCTTCTACCATCTAAGGCGGATCGTATTCCTATGAAAAAACCCTATATTGAAGATCCGGCAGGCGTTGATTTAGACGGATCCATatcgtcgtcttcatcgtcatcctctTCAACACATTCGGAACCAGCTTCGAAACAACTCAAGATTCACAAGCCGGAATCACTTCAAGTGGGGGAAACTAGTGCGAATGAAATAGGTGAAGGTTCTCCTATCAAGAACAGCCCCTTCAATAACATTCGACCAAACCAAGTACACAGAGAACTTGCTAACTCTAAGCAGAAAGAAACTAATGCCCCTCCGATTGTTAAAAACGGTGCAACAAAAATTAATGGCCATCCAAGTGCTCCAGTGAGAAACCGCGATTCCGAAAGGAAAAGTTCGCTTGAAGCTAAGGTAGAGAACAAATCTTTTTCGCAGAAGAGTCTGAGAAGAATAAACAGCTTTCCtgaagatgatgaggaAAGTTCAGGTAAGCGCTCTAGACTAGGGGAAACTGATGAGCCTATTTCTACTACTGAAGATGCGGAGAGTTCGTCCGGCGCAGATGGCGAGGACACTGTTCGTTACACTGATATCAAGTCTGATTTACATAACAACTCTCATGAGCCCATACTGAAAGGGGATCTGTTGAATATAGTTGACAAGGAAGTTGCAAAAGAAGGGAAAGTATCTCCTGTGACAAATGCCAAAACGGCAATATTGGAAAAACCACATATACGCATAAACAACTCAAAGACTGATGGTAAAGAAGCATTGGGCACGGAGATCAACCCTAATGGCAaaaatattattattaacgaaaatgaacaaaaaaaggtatTGAACATCAAGGAACTGAAAAGTGAATTAGTGGACAAAAACAGCGGCgcaaaaacaggaaaacctgttcaagaaaaCACCAAACCtgaagaaagaagcaaaTCAATTTCCGCCGGTGTTCAACCACTTGCCTCCAGTACACAACCATCAATAGTCAgtcaacaacaaggacaCACACCGACTCTAACTCACCCCCCTGCTAATATTGGATCGGTCAAATCGAAACCTCttcctttgaagaaagttgtTATTGATAAGGGTAATTCTGCTTCATCAAAGTCCTCTTCAGAAGAAGATAGTTCAACGGAAGATAATTCGTCTTCAGATTTATCAGACGACACTGAGGAGAAAACTCCAAGACTATCGGCTAGAAAAGTAACGATCAAGGCAGTTCTTGAACCTAGAACAGACGACCGTGACTCGGTTAAGTCTGCAAACTCGACAAATGCAAATCTGCCGGTATCAGAGAAAAAGGGACAGTCCATATCTGTATTGCATGAAACCGAAGACTCAGATTTTTCATCCGAAGAAGCTTCTAGCTCAGATGATGAAAGGGTGGCTAGGGTCAAGAAAGTGACTATGAAGGCAAatccaaagaaacaagtaCAGGAAATCGTAGAAAAATCGAAGCCTCCAATTCAAAAATACGTCCCGCCTAAgaaaaatcaaaaagttTACTTGAGTGCTGACTATATTGATACTACGGACGAGGAGTCCTCAGAAGATGAGGGTGACGACAAAGCGGACGAGCAAACTAAGAAATTGGTGGAAGCAAAAACAGCCAACAAAAACAATGTTTTTAAAGTGGATCATAATCCTCAAAATGGGACAGGCGTTGAAGCAGCAGATagcaagaagaaaactAAGTCGAACCCTGTAAAGAAGACGG
This sequence is a window from Huiozyma naganishii CBS 8797 chromosome 3, complete genome. Protein-coding genes within it:
- the FPT1 gene encoding chromatin-associated RNAPIII regulator FPT1 (similar to Saccharomyces cerevisiae YKR011C; ancestral locus Anc_1.293); amino-acid sequence: MQKEVIYLYGGENQPKVKLTCIAKAKDLQQLTAYFHELQNLYHLKFRCEETITENLKVECISHGAKEMDSWPFYIIDYDEVYDSFYIWKTNGKWELNKMVSAIYRVHSGSKQVNSTWRKYFLRDSRYKKHPMKNWLTLALNQLNVDWSHVNLDDFWIQFNVLFDLHQNDETVFNEFSFKSFISMSLLRAAIAENKRYVEEKLSQYYNSMKKNVGTANYNTMLENERKSHSGAEGNDSTVGSNETSPEFSLFPAEFSDGGSDDLNADAVDLNVETSGLYTYKRDRQDGKRNSISVPATNDQIFANFKSHFQNVVEDYEVFELRSKKGVPIQSRARRNSHKRVLQKNSKNSVSKA
- the KNAG0C01625 gene encoding homeobox domain-containing protein (similar to Saccharomyces cerevisiae HMRA1 (YCR097W)); its protein translation is MSAWLLRIDKMDTVLCFFLPFSALSPMNRLGMLSVRILLSGSIAPFLLLTQRIQFQEILVSGLNVPEKKGLLKDLYETYSTIIEQKNRPVISRRTRLFLEKVFTKKQWLTKEERQLIARKCGISPLQVRIWFINKRARSK
- the TOF2 gene encoding Tof2p (similar to Saccharomyces cerevisiae NET1 (YJL076W) and TOF2 (YKR010C); ancestral locus Anc_1.294), whose amino-acid sequence is MYKVQVVLVPPSVRDSFAPPNLASALEDSSHLLNNGMVAGLPAQASGNLQQTNPEVSALYQNWTNNSFMMSSFLTQPKMKRFLHFTKSNNTLLDLSQEILDKCEKMYPNLTEDIEILSLQDSNACDLDPDFVVKDVFSMDNTVRVILKDELGETNEPAPVSVYASVKRRKLNDGNQQLAPATAPQASGSLKVAKKRSQSSTIKGPPNPGLRISTPLANQIYPNTVTNNSDDEEEVGERSFLPPPTQPQSPPIRISSGIENYKKVKHSTDVDTVSRSETVDPDKSRQQRILSETPLRTAMTPNRVTLTGQRVVSENNNGPSNGLIFTSTTTSQHQVNTASSPRITSGMLTIPEPKIAEVEEELKEGPSSPSSLLPSKADRIPMKKPYIEDPAGVDLDGSISSSSSSSSSTHSEPASKQLKIHKPESLQVGETSANEIGEGSPIKNSPFNNIRPNQVHRELANSKQKETNAPPIVKNGATKINGHPSAPVRNRDSERKSSLEAKVENKSFSQKSLRRINSFPEDDEESSGKRSRLGETDEPISTTEDAESSSGADGEDTVRYTDIKSDLHNNSHEPILKGDLLNIVDKEVAKEGKVSPVTNAKTAILEKPHIRINNSKTDGKEALGTEINPNGKNIIINENEQKKVLNIKELKSELVDKNSGAKTGKPVQENTKPEERSKSISAGVQPLASSTQPSIVSQQQGHTPTLTHPPANIGSVKSKPLPLKKVVIDKGNSASSKSSSEEDSSTEDNSSSDLSDDTEEKTPRLSARKVTIKAVLEPRTDDRDSVKSANSTNANLPVSEKKGQSISVLHETEDSDFSSEEASSSDDERVARVKKVTMKANPKKQVQEIVEKSKPPIQKYVPPKKNQKVYLSADYIDTTDEESSEDEGDDKADEQTKKLVEAKTANKNNVFKVDHNPQNGTGVEAADSKKKTKSNPVKKTVNQNMEKPNAAEDASHKKKEESKVFQKTDQKALKETVEKANNTGNVVSVQKKEPSQNVANSTVKSNMPNKKDLSKLLAPKNVQTKPAESKPLPGTELDRKGSKMAGPSSFPVKEPSKPAPLGPVVEREAESKISTDVLNENVKKDAISSKSQKPVEPVSKPITGTVSKPASTPASKPITGTVSKPASTPASKPVSTPISKPVPSPKPKDSKIDSDEYYSTSSSSNDDNDSSSGSDSSSDGDSSQGEEDVSSSARLLKRKIVSPPRGVVNSSQKELPSVNLDSITEVPQSTQQPAPSSQEAKRPPLRKQSLDKQDTQLPSSQPPSSGAKKTTTKSALSSLPQKYRPSLSSLSDLVSRGIPEVKEKNSKAGKSSLVNKTKQIISEDKSSSDYSSSSDDSSSGDDSESDSGSDSGSNSGSDSDADSDSSDSSDDDKSKFISAKSAGAALKKKKANKISGGFASLVRDSKRKT